TGTTCGAGACGATCGCGATCATGACGCAGGGCGGACCGATCAATACGACGAACACGCTCGTGTATTACATCTACGAATACGGGTTCCGCTTCTTCAAGATCGGCTATGCATCCGCGGCCGGCGTCGTGCTGCTCGTCATCATCGGCGCGCTGACGATCCTGTATTTCAAGCTGTTGTCCCGCCGCGTCCATTACCGTTGAGAAAGGAGGCGCATCGATGAAAGCCCTGAACCGCGAGATGTGGAATCCGCCGGCGGAACGCCCCGACCTTTGGTCGGCGCTGTCGCCCGTCAAACTGCTGCAATACGCGAAATCGGCGATCAGCGTCGCGGGCATGCTCCTGGTTGTCGTCATCTTCGCGATGCCGTTCTTCTGGATGTTGTCCACATCGTTCAAGACGCTGCCGGAAACGATGATTTTCCCGCCGGAATGGATCCCGCGCAGCCTCGAGTGGTCGAACTACGCCAGCGCGTGGAATTCGGGACCGTTCCCGCAATACTTCGTCAACAGCTTCGTGGTAGCGATCGGCATACTCGTGTTCCAATTCGCTACGATCATTCCGGCTGCTTACGCTTTCGCTCGGTACACGTTCAAAGGCTCCAGCGTGCTGTTCGGTCTCGTCATGATCACGCTCATGATCCCGTCGCAGCTGATCTTCCTTCCGGTCTACCTGCAGCTCAGCCAATGGCAGCTGCTCAACACCCATTGGGCGCTGATCTTGCCGTTCGCTTCCAGCGCCTTCGGGATCTTCCTGCTTAGGCAGTCGTTCATGCAGGTATCGGAAGAGCTGCTCGAAGCCGCGCGGCTCGACAACGCGCCGGAATGGAAAATTATTTGGAAAATCATGGTCCCCATGGCGAAGCCCGTCCTCGTCACGTTCGCGCTGTTCAGCTTTATCGCGCATTGGAACGATTATTTTTGGCCGCTCGTC
The nucleotide sequence above comes from Paenibacillus sp.. Encoded proteins:
- a CDS encoding carbohydrate ABC transporter permease — translated: MLLVVVIFAMPFFWMLSTSFKTLPETMIFPPEWIPRSLEWSNYASAWNSGPFPQYFVNSFVVAIGILVFQFATIIPAAYAFARYTFKGSSVLFGLVMITLMIPSQLIFLPVYLQLSQWQLLNTHWALILPFASSAFGIFLLRQSFMQVSEELLEAARLDNAPEWKIIWKIMVPMAKPVLVTFALFSFIAHWNDYFWPLVMTTDETARTLPLGIAKIREVEGVETWNVLMAGNVILVLPILIAFFFAQRQIIRAFVYTGVK